One stretch of Streptomyces sp. R21 DNA includes these proteins:
- a CDS encoding pyridoxamine 5'-phosphate oxidase family protein: protein MGKTYERIDGRLRTFIEAQPLFFTATAPLSGDGTVNLSPKGLKGSFVILDELTVAYLDFAGSTAETIAHLRENGRITLMWCAFQGPPNIVRVHGRGEAVLRDDPRFKELLGRFPDIDPSLHGLRAIIVVTAETVRDSCGYAVPFMTYDEDRDLHARRFAREDDASLSEYFTKKEYIATSMDGLPGLPLPLPPSTV, encoded by the coding sequence ATGGGAAAGACTTATGAGCGCATAGACGGCCGCCTGCGTACGTTCATCGAGGCGCAGCCCCTCTTCTTCACCGCGACCGCCCCTCTGTCCGGCGACGGCACGGTCAACCTCTCCCCCAAGGGCCTCAAGGGTTCCTTCGTCATCCTCGACGAGCTCACCGTGGCCTATCTGGACTTCGCCGGGTCCACCGCGGAGACGATCGCGCACCTGCGGGAGAACGGCCGGATCACCCTCATGTGGTGCGCCTTCCAGGGCCCGCCCAACATCGTCCGGGTGCACGGTCGCGGCGAGGCGGTCCTGCGCGACGACCCCCGGTTCAAGGAACTGCTGGGCCGTTTCCCGGACATCGACCCGAGCCTGCACGGCCTGCGGGCGATCATCGTCGTGACGGCCGAGACGGTCCGCGACTCCTGCGGCTACGCGGTGCCCTTCATGACGTACGACGAGGACCGCGACCTGCACGCCAGGCGCTTCGCGCGCGAGGACGACGCCTCGCTGAGCGAGTACTTCACCAAGAAGGAGTACATCGCGACGAGCATGGACGGACTGCCCGGGCTGCCGTTGCCGCTGCCCCCCAGTACCGTCTGA
- a CDS encoding L,D-transpeptidase produces the protein MRPGVVVALASASLLVLGAAPGDRHPPLPERMADTGGGTQLITAQAPRTDATSGTVTWWDLRDGHWMRTGSAVARFGAKGLTEGGSRKQGTNTTPTGLYDLPFAFGIKAAPYGTAAPYRRVRQESWWCQDNNSRSYNRWTEPRPADCRATESEHLIAYATQYAYAFVIGFNYERPVHGRGAGIFLHVNGRGATAGCVSVPRGAMRRILEWADPAREPHIAIGTVDGATAITAY, from the coding sequence ATGCGCCCCGGTGTCGTCGTCGCCCTCGCGTCCGCCTCCCTCCTCGTGCTCGGTGCCGCGCCCGGCGACCGGCACCCGCCGCTGCCGGAAAGGATGGCGGACACCGGCGGCGGCACCCAGCTGATCACCGCTCAGGCGCCGCGCACGGACGCCACGTCGGGCACGGTCACCTGGTGGGACCTGCGCGACGGGCACTGGATGAGGACGGGTTCCGCTGTGGCACGCTTCGGCGCCAAGGGGCTCACCGAGGGCGGCTCGCGCAAACAGGGCACGAACACGACTCCGACGGGCCTGTACGACCTGCCGTTCGCCTTCGGCATCAAGGCCGCGCCCTACGGCACCGCGGCCCCCTACCGTCGGGTGCGGCAGGAATCCTGGTGGTGCCAGGACAACAACTCCCGCTCATACAACCGCTGGACCGAGCCCCGCCCCGCCGACTGCCGCGCCACCGAGTCCGAGCACCTGATCGCGTACGCCACGCAGTACGCGTACGCCTTCGTCATCGGCTTCAACTACGAGCGGCCGGTGCACGGCCGGGGCGCCGGGATCTTCCTGCATGTCAACGGGCGTGGCGCGACGGCCGGTTGCGTCTCCGTGCCGCGGGGCGCGATGCGCCGGATCCTGGAGTGGGCCGACCCGGCGCGCGAGCCGCACATCGCGATCGGGACGGTGGACGGCGCGACAGCGATCACCGCGTACTGA